One Brassica oleracea var. oleracea cultivar TO1000 chromosome C7, BOL, whole genome shotgun sequence genomic window carries:
- the LOC106303520 gene encoding dof zinc finger protein DOF4.6-like has translation MDTAQWPQEIVVKPLEEIVTNTCPKPQPSQPQQPTPDGAAGGVERKARPEKDQAINCPRCNSTNTKFCYYNNYSLTQPRFFCKGCRRYWTEGGSLRNIPVGGGSRKNKRSHSSSISSSDIGNNHSVSTQPATKKHRSDQHHHHLMSMSQQGLTGQNPKFLETTQQDLNLGFPPHGLIRTNFTDLIHNIGNNNKSTNSLLLSSSCSATSDMATSPLDFIRNNNSNNGNSSFMGFPVHNQDPTSGGFSMQDHYKPCNSNTTLLGFSLDHHRNNDFPGGFQGGEGGDDVNGRPLFPFEDLKLPVSSSSATSNVDINDHQKRASGGDAAATSGGYWTGMLSGGGSWC, from the exons ATGGATACGGCTCAGTGGCCACAG GAGATTGTAGTGAAGCCCTTGGAAGAAATAGTAACAAACACATGCCCAAAGCCGCAACCGTCCCAGCCGCAGCAGCCAACACCCGATGGGGCGGCGGGTGGAGTGGAAAGGAAGGCAAGGCCAGAAAAGGACCAAGCTATAAACTGTCCAAGATGTAACTCAACCAATACAAAGTTTTGTTACTATAACAATTATAGCTTGACGCAGCCAAGATTCTTCTGCAAAGGTTGTAGACGGTATTGGACTGAAGGCGGTTCGCTTAGGAATATCCCTGTTGGTGGTGGCTCAAGAAAGAACAAGAGATCTCACTCTTCTTCAATTTCTTCATCTGATATTGGTAACAATCACTCGGTTTCTACACAACCAGCTACAAAGAAGCATCGCTCTGATCAACATCACCACCACCTCATGAGCATGTCTCAACAAGGGTTGACCGGTCAAAACCCTAAATTCCTTGAGACCACTCAACAAGATCTCAATTTAGGTTTTCCACCACATGGGTTGATCAGGACCAACTTCACTGACCTTATCCACAACATTGGGAACAACAACAAGAGCACCAACAGTCTATTGCTTAGTTCTTCATGTTCTGCGACGTCAGATATGGCAACTTCCCCTCTGGATTTCATAAGAAACAACAATAGTAATAATGGGAATTCTTCATTCATGGGTTTTCCAGTTCATAATCAAGATCCAACATCAGGAGGGTTTTCGATGCAAGATCATTACAAGCCTTGTAACTCAAACACCACACTGCTAGGGTTTTCATTGGATCATCATCGTAATAATGATTTCCCCGGAGGATTTCAAGGAGGAGAGGGTGGTGATGATGTGAATGGAAGGCCCTTGTTTCCTTTTGAGGATTTGAAATTGCCAGTTTCTTCTTCATCAGCAACAAGTAATGTCGACATTAATGATCATCAGAAGCGAGCAAGTGGTGGTGATGCAGCTGCTACTTCTGGTGGGTATTGGACTGGGATGTTGAGTGGTGGTGGATCTTGGTGTTAA